From Clostridium sp. SY8519:
AGGAGCCCAGGCAGAACAGCATGACCATGTTGTTCACCAGATGACTGATTCCGAAATGCAGAAAGGACGATGTAAGCAGACGGTACCACTCTCCGCTGTCAAAGACCGCATCCGGATACATAGCGCCGTGCAGATACATAAATGCTCCATCCTCGGTGTCTCCAAGAACAGATAAAATCAGGAATATCACTGCATTAAGCAGGACAATTCCCGTATTCACCGGCGTCAGGTAGGGATATTTCTCCCGCGGGCGCTGTCTGATCTGATTGTTTCTTTCCTCATACATGAGTGCAGAGTAACACGCAAATCGCCTCCTGTCAAACGGAATCCGGCCGCCCTTTCCTTAGGCCGTCACAGTTCCCCTTTCATCACAAATACTTCCGTACCGAACATCAGCCGGTCGTTCTTTTTCACCGGTACCGGCGTGTGAAAGGGAATCAGATCGCCGTTCAGCCGTGTTCCATTGGTGCTGTTCATGTCCTGCACACAGATCCCCTGCTCCGGATCAAGTATAATCCGGGCATGGACCCGGCTGACTGTTTCCGCCTGCAGAATACCATCTGCCCCGCCGACCCGTTTGCCGATCAGGTAGGGGAAATGATCCACACACAGATCCTGCTCTTCCCCGTTTCCCCGATAAATCAGGCGAATCTCCCGGCTGTGTTCCGGCTGCTGCACAAGTTCTGTCACCGCCTCCTCAGAGAACGGCTTTTCCTCTGCCATTGGAAACTTTCCGCAGTCTCCTTCTGCTGAACTCTCATACATCCCATAGACAGTTCCGAAAAAGCCGTCTGCCGGTCCGGATCCGTAAATCGGTGCTTTTTCCTCTGAAACAAATCGGCCGCGCCGTTCCCTTCTGCTTCCCCTTTTGTCTGCTTTCTGTCCTCTTTTTTCCGTTTTCTGCGGTTCGCTGGTCTCTCTCTGTCTGATCCGGTGAATCCGCTCCGCAATCCCGTTGCCCGTGATCCGATCCCGGCGTTCCTCCTGTCCCGTGATTCCGCTTTCCCTTATCTGGTCCTGACGTTCTGTCTGCCCCGAGGCTCTGTATCTCCTTTTCTGCCTCTGGCTTTCCCCTTTTCCCAAATCCGTGTCCATATATTCTCCGCTCCCGGACGGAATCTGTTCTTTTTCTCGAAATGACGGAACCTGTTCTTTTTCCCGAAATACGGTTCGATACCGATCCGTTTTTCTGTTTTCCTTCTGCTCTTCTGCGGCTGCGCCGCATCCACGGATACAGCCAAACAATTCCTCTCTTCCGCAGCTGCCGTCCGCACACAGTTCATACAGCTGGTAGGCCATGCGCACACCGGCCTGATCCGAATGATCCAGATGATTCAGCAGAAGCTCCAGCAGCGGAGCCATTCCTTCCGCGTTTTCCTTCTGATAGCCCGGAATGAGACAAAAACGCATATCCTTGCTGCGCCGGTCAAAGAAAATCAATTCCGGGCGAAAACAAACCGCCCTTTCTTCCAGCATATAGTTCTCCAGCGTAAGCTTCAGTTCCGCCAGACTGCAGATCATACGCTTTACCAGATCCGCCCGGACCGGGCCGTTCTGCAGCACGGTTTCCATTGCCTGCAGGCCGGTAATGTCATACCAGTATTTCTTCTTCCCGTTTTCGCTGATTGGCCGAAAAGGAATCAGTCCGCGGATTTCGTTATTCTGAAGCATCTCCCACTCATATACCGCATACGGATACTCCGCCTCTGCCATAACCAGGTAACTGTGGGAAGCGGTTCTTTCGTATTCTATCTTCACAGCTCAGCTGACACCTCCTTTTCATTCCTGCTTCCGGTTCCCGGATGCTCCCTCTCCGTCTGCTGCTCCGGACGCCTGTTTCACCAGATCCTTCCTTGCCTGGCTGCTGCGAAACAGCTTTACCGAATCTATCTTCTGTGCCTGCCGGATGTCCGCTGACGCCTCCTCCACCTGTCCGTACATACCAATAGACAGATGCAGTACCCAGCACATCAGAAGAATCAGAACCGGCATCAGAATCGCAGCCTCAACAGTCAGGCTCCCGGAAACATGCCCCCTTTTTTTCTGCAAAATATCCTATCCTCCTATCCAGGCTGCCAGCACACACCAGGCGTGTACGCCGCACAGACACGGAATAAACGGAATCCGGTCCTGCAGCCTCTTCTTTTTCCGCAGCAGCAGCATTCCTCCTGCTGCTGCGCCCGCCAGCGCAGCTCCGCATAACAGTCCCAGGCTGCGCGCCGTTCCCAGATAGATGCCGCAGATCCCCAGCACCAGTCCGTCACCGGCCGCGATTTTTCCCCTGCTGATCCAGGAAGCCAGCAGCAGTATGCCACCGATGCCCGCTCCGCCGGCCAGTTCTTCCGGGGAAAAGGGCGCAGCCGCCAGATACCATGCGGTTCCGCATCCGGCTGCCGCCGCGGCAGCCCAAAGATTCACCGTCTGCTCCTTCCAGTCCTCCCATGCCAGGAGGATCAGCCAGACCAGCAGTACCGTCAGACGAAGGCTCTGTTCCATAGGTCTCCTCCACATCTCATTTTCCATATTTATTTGCCGCAGCACCCTTTGCAGGCATGCCGCGCTCCTGTTTCACCGGACCGGACTTTGAAAATATTCCGGGACAGATGTCTGCATTCCGGATCTCCGTGATATTCTGTCCCGTAATCTGTAATATACACTGCGGCGCTCCCCTTCTTCACACAGCCGCAGCGGTAATATCTGCCGCCGTCCTTATTGCGGAGGCCGGATACCTGCTCCCTGCTGACCGTCCGGACCGTGAGATCAAGATAGCGGCAGGAAAGGGACTTGTGATATGCGGATCCATACTGCGTGACATACATCCAGCCGCTGTCTGCTCCATTATCCGCTTCCTCCGAATTTCCGGTCCATTTTCTGGCGCGTACTCTGACTTTTACCGGCAGTCTGCGGATCTTCCAAAATGAAATCGGCAGTTTGACAAAATATTCTGCCTGCAGATCTACATAATCCCCGCTGAAATCACTTCCCCGGTAGGAAATCCCCTGGATGCCGCCTGCGATACAGTCTGTCCAGCAGCCTTCTGTCCGCAGATAACGGCCCGTCGCAGCCCGTACCGCGGCAAGAGACGCGGCCTGCACCAAAAAATCCCCTTCGCCGCCCTGCTCTTTTTTCTGCTGCCGGCCTTCTGCAGTATTTCCCGATTCAGCAGATTTTGCGCTCGTTTCCGCGGATGCATCTCCAGTCTTCTGCGGGCCGTATACCGCAGCCACCCGCCGGGCTGACACATGCAACGCCTCTGTCACTTCCTGTTCCGTCTGCAGCAGTGGAAACAATCCCAGCCACACCAGCATGGCAAACAAAAACAACGGAAATGCCATCGCGGCCTCCACCGTAAGACTTCCGCGGATTCTTCTTTTGCCTCTTTTCATCTGTCTTCCTTCTTCCGCCCCTTCTCCCTGAAACTTTGTTTTTGTCCTCTGATCATTTTTTCTTTTCCAGTATGCATCCTGAAGATACAGCTCCGTGCCTTTGTGCAGTTTCGTCCGGGCTAAAGACGATATTTTTTTCTGATACTGCAGGACATTGAGAGAGATTTTTCTGCTTTTGATTCATGAAAAGATAAACAAGTAAGAATTATGGCCGTTCCGGCCATCTGGCGTACTTCCGACCATACGCCGATCAATTATGTGCTGTGCTGCACAAAAGCACGGAGCTGTATCCTCAGCTAAGATAGGAGAGTTCTCTCTGATTTCGGAATTTATAGATCCCGGGGCTGTTCTGTCCGATCCACACGTACTGCCAGAAAACCGGACGCGCTTCATACACAAAGCGCTCCTCCATGCGGCTGACCATATGGTCCATCTGCACCTGTTCTCTGCCTTCGATCAAATCCATGCACCGGTAAGTAAGCGCCTCCTCCTTTTTCGTCCACAGCAGCAGAAACAAAAACTGCGAATAATCCATCTTCCGGTTCCATCCCCGATCTCCGGATGCGCCTGTCTGCCCTGTGCTGTGTCCGGATGTTCCGGCCGCTGCCGACGGCTCTCCGCCAATCTGGTACAGATCTGTCTTCCAGTCCGTCCCTGTCTTGATCGGCGCGATCTTCCCTCCGCTCATCAGAATCCTGACATCGCTGATGGATTCCGCATAGGCCCAGGCCAGAAGTATTCCGTGTTTGACCGGTTCTTCCAGTACCGGCAGCATCGCCGCGGAAGAAATTGCCAGCGCCAGGCTCTGCGCCTCTGCCAGACGCTTCGCGTCCCTTAAAAGGAACATATAGTTTACGCCCTCCCGCATCAGCAAAAGCTGACGCACTGCGGATTTCAGATTTTTTTCATCTGACGCTTTTCCGGACAGGAGATACTCCATTTCATAGTCCAGGGCGCCTGCTCCCGTAACTGCGGAAGCTGACGGAAACTTCTGGCTGAGGTACATCCGGAACAGTATGCGGTCCGTCATCCGGCCGGCGGAGGACGTTCCGTAATTTCCGCTGCTGCGCCCGCGATGCGATACCAGCGTCTCTGTGCGGATCATCTTCTGTGATATTTTCTGATCCGGCATTACCAGAGCCAGCACCCCATGTTTTTTCATTTTCTTCATCCAGGTAATCGGATTCTTCTGAAGCAGTCTTTTTCTCTCCCTCTCTGACATTGCCGGCATCTTCTGGCCGCTTCCTGCCGTTTTTTTCTCATCTGCGGCTGCAGTATCCCCAGGTGTGAAATCGTCAGAAGAAGAGCTGCCAGCCCCTTTCTGCTGATCACGGATTCTGCGCAGAGTCTGATCCGCCTCCTGTTCCATCGCCTGCATCTCTGTTTCGGATTTTCCCCGAAACTCCCCGGACTCCAGAAGTTCCCTCAGCTGTTCTATCGTTTTCTGCGGCAGCGTCTGTTTTGCCTGCAGCACTGCCTGCCGGCGAAACGGCGCCCCGCCGTCATCGGTGATCAGCTCATATCTGCTTACATTTGCCTCTGCCAGCCGCAGTTTCATCAGATAATAATTGCCGGAGGCTTTTCCCGGTTCTTCATAATTGCCGGCGATCAGCGCCTTCTGGCGTTCTGTCAGGGAAGCCACGCCGGCCGGCTGTCCGGACGGAGCCTCCCGGCAGAGTATCCCGTAATCCTTCCAAAGTCCCGGATGATATTCTGCCAGCAGGCCGTCCGCTGCCTGCATGGTACAGAGTTCCGCGCCGCTTTTCAGGCTGCTTACCCTGGCCAGCTCAAGAAACGCGAACACCGCCGACAGAAACAGGGTCAGGCTCAGCACAAGAAATACTGTTACACTGCCCTTAACAGAGCCGGCGCCGGAGGATTTTCTTCTTTTCACAGTCCTCCTGCCTTTTTGTTGATTCCGGAAAATGTCTTGTTCACCAGCGCTGTCAGCTGATTTTTAAATATGATAATCAATCCGATCAACACCACCAGAATTAATATAATCTCCACGACTCCGATTCCGCTTTCCTCTGTGAAAAAACGTCTGATTTCAGCACTTCTCTTCTTCATAAACTGCTCCTTTCCCCTTTCCGTATCTATTTCTCCGATTACGCGCCTGTACCGGGTCACAGATTCTGAGACGCAGGCACAAGTACAGTTACCAGAACAGTCACAAACATCAGAAGCATCGGCCCCAGCAGGCGGCTTCCTGCTTCTTCCCCCTGCCGTCTGGCGTTTGTCTGGCGAAGCGCCAGGGCTTCCCTGGCTTCCTGCTCCAGAATCCCACAAATATCCCTGGTTCCCTTTTCAATATTCTGCGAAAGCAGGGAGGCGAATCTCCGGTAGCACTGCAGGCCGATCCGATTGCCGAACCGCTCATAGCTTTCCCGCTCGCCCCGTCCGTCACAAATCTCCCGATAGGTCACGGTCATTTCCTCCAGGTACCGCTTCTCCTCTGTCTGGTGCGTCTGTATCAGGCAGCGGTAACTGCGCACCATTTTTTCCCAGGCACCGAAAACCGTCATCCCGCTGCCGAGAAGCAGTGACATCTGATCCACCATCTGCGGGTACTCCCGCTGAAACTGCGTATCCCGCTGTTTCTTTGCTTTTCTTTCCTGTTCCATGCTTCTGAACCTGAATGCGAATACCATCGCGGTCCCCAGCAGCGGAAACAGGATCCATCGGGAACTGTTTTCCTGACTCCAAGTGATCCGGTGTCCGTTTACCTGTGCCGGCAGACGGACAAATGATTTCTGCCTGTCATTCTGTTCCCGGGCTGCCGCGGAGGCCCGGACTTCCTCTTCCAGCTGCCTGCGGGTGGACTGTTCCCCTTTCACCAGCAGCAGCTGTTTCCGCTCCAGCAGGCGCCAGTCTTCATAGGAAAATTCCGCTGTCAGTGTCACCGGCCTGCCTTTTTTTGTCAGTTCCCCGGTCTGCACTTCTCCCTGGGCATTGATTGCCGAAAGATCATCGAAGGAATAAGTCACCTGAACCATTCCGTCCTGCAGCTGATCCGGAAGATTTAAATCCTGCGACACTTTCTCCGGAGATTCATTGCTGCCCAGATATTCTCCCTGCCAGGTGTCCCTGGCCTGTTTTAACAGTTCCATGGCTGCAGATTCATCCAGCACCTGCGGATGAATCTGCAGCGTCATTTCCTTCTTTTTCCCGCCGTCAATCTGATAAAAAATTCGCTGTTCCCGGCTGTCACCCCCCGGTGCGTCTCTCGCAATTCCCTTTCCGGGAAAATCCCCGGCTGTCTGCCGTTCGGAAACTGCCGCCGCTGCCCCAAGCGCCAGAAACAGTAGGAAAATAAAAACTCCCTGCTTCCGGCTCCTTCCTTTTCTGTCTTTGACCACCGCAGTTCCTCCCCTCTTACACCTGGATATCCACAATCCGTCTGGCCCATTCCGCCGCTGCCAGATAACCGGTCAGACATCCGGTCATGGCAACGGTCCCGATGGCCGTATGATACAGTACCTGCGCATACTCCGGTGAACTTACTGTGAGAAACAGCAGAATTCCCGGCACCAGCACCAGCAGCATTTTCTGTTCCAGTTTTCTGGCAGTGACCACCGTCTGAATCTCGGTCAGGATTTCCTTCTTTTCCCTCATCCGCCGCAGCGTAACACGGATCATTTCCGTCAGATCCCCGCCGCTGCGTCTGGCATAGCGAAACATCTCCGCAAAGCTGCAGATGTCCTCAATCCCTGTCTCATAGGCGAATTCCAAAAGCAGCCGTTCCAGCGGCTCATTCATCCGTACCTGTTTATTCATTCTGGCAAATACCTGTGTCATAAATCCGGATGGTCCGCACACTTTCTCCAGCTCTTTCTGTGCTTCCACCCAGGCCATTTCCACTGAATATCCCGCGGCCAGGGCTGCGGAAACCGCTTCCATCCCTGTGTGAAATTCCTCCGCGATCACTGCCTGCCTCCGGCTGCCGCGAAACTGTTTCCGCACTTTTCCGATATATGGAATCAGCACAATGCCCCAGAGCAGCCCGAACACCGACCGGTAAAACAGAAATGCCGCCCCTGCGGAGGCGCCGGCTGCCAGAAGCAGATCTCTAATCCTTTCCCTGTTCCACTGCGCGGAATGCCTCTTCCAGCCCTTTGGCCCTGAGTTTTTCTCTGTGAAGGAGCCTGCCCTGCTGTTCCCACGTTCCGTATATTTTTCCATGACGCTCCCCTTTCTCCGTAAAATGCAGCAGCGGGTGCAGCACAATCTCTCCCTGCTCCATTCCCGCAATCTCCTGCACATCCAGCAGTTTTCTGCTGTGATCCCGCAGCCGGCCAAGATGCACCATCAGATCCAGCCCGTGGCTGATCTGCCCGCGGACGGCCGGGATGGGCAGCTCCAGGCCCCCCATCAGTGTCATTGTTTCCAGCCTCGAAAGCATATCCGCTACACTGTTGCCGTGCCCGGTGCTCATGCTTCCGCTGTGTCTTGTATTCGCATCTTTACAACAGAATTTTTCTTACGTCTTTTGAATTTGAACGGTTGGCTCCAACCCGGAGAAATCCCTTAAACACGGCAACGATAACAGTTTTCTGTTATCTGATGTCCGTCTAGGAGGGATTTAATTGCTATCTTCTACAGCAACTATTCTTAAAGAAGCTCCACACATTTATCAAAATATTGTCTGGTCCTTTGATCAATTCCAATTCATTGTAAATAGTATCCTCTCACTGTCAGGCATGATTTATGTAAAAGGCAGGGAAGAATACACAATGATAAAAGGTGTAAAGGGTCCGGAAATCTTTCGGATAAAATCAATTTATCCGAAAACACCACTGCCCGAAAGCCCAGTAAAATCAAGGCCTGAAGGGGGTGGTGTAAATTCGGGTATCCCCATGGGGAATACCAGTTTTACACCAAAATGTTCCATGCTTCCCTCTGGAAAGATCGTTGCCTCCCGCAAACCGTTTCTCCTGCCGTTTGATCAACAGGTAAACAATGGTATTGGCTCTGATATTGAGTCTTTTCAAGCCATCCAGTCGGATGCCCTTTGTATCAATATCGGTTTCGATACGGAATTTGAGGATGACAGTCGCAACACATCCGGTACTCAGGACTGGGAAAAGGACCGCCGTGTCCTTTCTCTTCAGGCGTCTGTACAAATTGGCAGCACTCTGATCCGGTATTTCTTTCTCGTGGATCCGAGATACCAGACCGTTACAAAAGACGGCGGTAGGATCCCAATGGCTTACATGCTTTCAGATATATTAAACGATCTTCAGCAGTCATACTTTCCTGATCTTCCGAAGATACACCGTAATAACATTCCGAAAAAAACGCTTCCTCGTGATGGATATACTTTTAAACTCGTTGACTATAAGGCTCCTGTCATCAAAGCCATTACAATACCAATCACTTTGATCTGTCACACAGGAAAAGCTGATATATCTGTCTTTCGCCGTTCTAAATACGATATCAATCTGTATCCGAAACTTGCGGAGATCCAGGGTGGTTGGTGTACGACGGAGCATTGCTATTTCAGAGCTGGAGCCGATCCCAAAAACGATTATTACTGGATCTGCGACTTAACCGTACGGGATACGCTATCGCTTACGCCTGCTGAAAACAAGAGCCTTTGTGCTATTGGCAAGGTCATCGGACATCCGAAGGTGGATCTTCCCGAAGGGGCTATTGAGCATATGGCTGACTTCGCTGTCCATGATCCCTGCTACTACTACGAATATGCGATGAACGACGCCGATCTGGTTGTTGGATTCTGTTCTTCTCTTTTTGGCTGTAACAGGAAACTGCCTATAACACTCTCATCCGCAGCGGCGTCTTCAATGAAAAAATATATGAAACAGTATTTCGGAGTCGGAAACCAGGCAGAATTCGATCTTATCTACAGGGGGCTGATGATGTTAGATGAAGGTATTATTCCCTCAAAAGATGATGTACTAAAATTTTTGAAAGCTACACGTTACGTCCCAATCAATGTGGACAGCCGTCTTTTCAACGAATTCTCGGAAGAAGCTTATACAGGTGGTTTCAACGCTTCCTTCTTTTTAGGATGGATTACTGACAAAACTACCGATTTTGACCTGAAAAATGCTTATCCGACTGCAATGGCAAATGTCGTTGATGTGGATTGGACAAAACCTTTACGGGATCTTCCCCGTGAATACTATCTGACCCGGCAGGATGTGACCAGTCCTCTCATTCCCATGGTGGCCTATGTGGATTTTGAGTTTCCCGAAGATTGTTACTGTCCCGGCATTCCCGTCCCTGCAAGAGGCCTTAAGATCTATCCCACCACCGGATACAACGTATATGCCTGCGGTGTCGATATCTACCTGGCTCTTCAAATGGGTGCAAAGGTAAAGTGCCACCGAGGTTTCGTTGCCCAGATACTTGAACGCGAAGATGGTGCTTCCAGATCTCTCGCTTATGCTGTCAGCCGTCTCGTCCGTGACAGGGCAATTGCCAAGAAGACTTACCCTGACGATCCTCTGGTAGAAAAATCTCTTAAGACAATGGTCAACAGCTGTTATGGCAAGACTGCTCAGAATGTTAGTCCCAAAACCCGGTATAACGCCAAGAAGATGGGACGCGTTGATGCTGAACCATCTGCTGTAACAAGTCCGTACCATGCCTGTTATACAACAGCTCTTGTCAGGGCGATGCTCATTGGATGCATCAACCAGCTTCACGATATGGGCTATCACGTATACAGTGTGACAACAGATGGATTTATCACAGATGCTCCTGAGGATGTCCTTGTTGGAATTGATGCCTACGGTTTCTCTCGCATCTTTCAGGAAGGCAGATACACCCTGAATGGTACCCGTGCCGATATTAAAGAAAATCACGTCTGGGAAGCAAAGCATTACAACGATACTTTTCTTAATATCACAACCCGCGGTAATGTAGCGGTCAACGACAAGGGCGTTCTTGCTCATAACTCCTATACGACTGGCGAGGTCAAAGACAGCCGTGCAGACAGGGATGCTTACCTTATCGCCGTTCTTTCCCGGGAAGGCCGGATAAAATGCAAGACGAAGGTCTGGACAGAGTTTGCTGAGATTGTAGAAAGAAAGCACGATTTCCATGTTACTGAGATTATACGTGAGCTTTCCATGAATTTT
This genomic window contains:
- a CDS encoding TadE family protein, encoding MQKKRGHVSGSLTVEAAILMPVLILLMCWVLHLSIGMYGQVEEASADIRQAQKIDSVKLFRSSQARKDLVKQASGAADGEGASGNRKQE
- a CDS encoding DUF5702 domain-containing protein is translated as MKRRKSSGAGSVKGSVTVFLVLSLTLFLSAVFAFLELARVSSLKSGAELCTMQAADGLLAEYHPGLWKDYGILCREAPSGQPAGVASLTERQKALIAGNYEEPGKASGNYYLMKLRLAEANVSRYELITDDGGAPFRRQAVLQAKQTLPQKTIEQLRELLESGEFRGKSETEMQAMEQEADQTLRRIRDQQKGAGSSSSDDFTPGDTAAADEKKTAGSGQKMPAMSERERKRLLQKNPITWMKKMKKHGVLALVMPDQKISQKMIRTETLVSHRGRSSGNYGTSSAGRMTDRILFRMYLSQKFPSASAVTGAGALDYEMEYLLSGKASDEKNLKSAVRQLLLMREGVNYMFLLRDAKRLAEAQSLALAISSAAMLPVLEEPVKHGILLAWAYAESISDVRILMSGGKIAPIKTGTDWKTDLYQIGGEPSAAAGTSGHSTGQTGASGDRGWNRKMDYSQFLFLLLWTKKEEALTYRCMDLIEGREQVQMDHMVSRMEERFVYEARPVFWQYVWIGQNSPGIYKFRNQRELSYLS
- a CDS encoding DNA polymerase, producing MLSSTATILKEAPHIYQNIVWSFDQFQFIVNSILSLSGMIYVKGREEYTMIKGVKGPEIFRIKSIYPKTPLPESPVKSRPEGGGVNSGIPMGNTSFTPKCSMLPSGKIVASRKPFLLPFDQQVNNGIGSDIESFQAIQSDALCINIGFDTEFEDDSRNTSGTQDWEKDRRVLSLQASVQIGSTLIRYFFLVDPRYQTVTKDGGRIPMAYMLSDILNDLQQSYFPDLPKIHRNNIPKKTLPRDGYTFKLVDYKAPVIKAITIPITLICHTGKADISVFRRSKYDINLYPKLAEIQGGWCTTEHCYFRAGADPKNDYYWICDLTVRDTLSLTPAENKSLCAIGKVIGHPKVDLPEGAIEHMADFAVHDPCYYYEYAMNDADLVVGFCSSLFGCNRKLPITLSSAAASSMKKYMKQYFGVGNQAEFDLIYRGLMMLDEGIIPSKDDVLKFLKATRYVPINVDSRLFNEFSEEAYTGGFNASFFLGWITDKTTDFDLKNAYPTAMANVVDVDWTKPLRDLPREYYLTRQDVTSPLIPMVAYVDFEFPEDCYCPGIPVPARGLKIYPTTGYNVYACGVDIYLALQMGAKVKCHRGFVAQILEREDGASRSLAYAVSRLVRDRAIAKKTYPDDPLVEKSLKTMVNSCYGKTAQNVSPKTRYNAKKMGRVDAEPSAVTSPYHACYTTALVRAMLIGCINQLHDMGYHVYSVTTDGFITDAPEDVLVGIDAYGFSRIFQEGRYTLNGTRADIKENHVWEAKHYNDTFLNITTRGNVAVNDKGVLAHNSYTTGEVKDSRADRDAYLIAVLSREGRIKCKTKVWTEFAEIVERKHDFHVTEIIRELSMNFDYKRCPIVSTAVDTPVHYEAVNGQIIDTVIAEFDTRPFRDVEEFLNYRDCMKHEDCVKVVKDLKRVKAKSTIVTDGYLGNDPDWTILRSIIMGYRKKIYDIPALDGLKGKDRYALINSWNISEKQFTKDDWTNCGRSSLQAKMLSYEYVKDTLARINEMPVSIDNSETASSITGGNHND
- a CDS encoding type II secretion system F family protein codes for the protein MEKYTERGNSRAGSFTEKNSGPKGWKRHSAQWNRERIRDLLLAAGASAGAAFLFYRSVFGLLWGIVLIPYIGKVRKQFRGSRRQAVIAEEFHTGMEAVSAALAAGYSVEMAWVEAQKELEKVCGPSGFMTQVFARMNKQVRMNEPLERLLLEFAYETGIEDICSFAEMFRYARRSGGDLTEMIRVTLRRMREKKEILTEIQTVVTARKLEQKMLLVLVPGILLFLTVSSPEYAQVLYHTAIGTVAMTGCLTGYLAAAEWARRIVDIQV
- a CDS encoding prepilin peptidase, whose product is MEQSLRLTVLLVWLILLAWEDWKEQTVNLWAAAAAAGCGTAWYLAAAPFSPEELAGGAGIGGILLLASWISRGKIAAGDGLVLGICGIYLGTARSLGLLCGAALAGAAAGGMLLLRKKKRLQDRIPFIPCLCGVHAWCVLAAWIGG
- a CDS encoding DUF6382 domain-containing protein gives rise to the protein MKIEYERTASHSYLVMAEAEYPYAVYEWEMLQNNEIRGLIPFRPISENGKKKYWYDITGLQAMETVLQNGPVRADLVKRMICSLAELKLTLENYMLEERAVCFRPELIFFDRRSKDMRFCLIPGYQKENAEGMAPLLELLLNHLDHSDQAGVRMAYQLYELCADGSCGREELFGCIRGCGAAAEEQKENRKTDRYRTVFREKEQVPSFREKEQIPSGSGEYMDTDLGKGESQRQKRRYRASGQTERQDQIRESGITGQEERRDRITGNGIAERIHRIRQRETSEPQKTEKRGQKADKRGSRRERRGRFVSEEKAPIYGSGPADGFFGTVYGMYESSAEGDCGKFPMAEEKPFSEEAVTELVQQPEHSREIRLIYRGNGEEQDLCVDHFPYLIGKRVGGADGILQAETVSRVHARIILDPEQGICVQDMNSTNGTRLNGDLIPFHTPVPVKKNDRLMFGTEVFVMKGEL
- a CDS encoding TadE family protein translates to MKRGKRRIRGSLTVEAAMAFPLFLFAMLVWLGLFPLLQTEQEVTEALHVSARRVAAVYGPQKTGDASAETSAKSAESGNTAEGRQQKKEQGGEGDFLVQAASLAAVRAATGRYLRTEGCWTDCIAGGIQGISYRGSDFSGDYVDLQAEYFVKLPISFWKIRRLPVKVRVRARKWTGNSEEADNGADSGWMYVTQYGSAYHKSLSCRYLDLTVRTVSREQVSGLRNKDGGRYYRCGCVKKGSAAVYITDYGTEYHGDPECRHLSRNIFKVRSGETGARHACKGCCGK
- a CDS encoding Flp1 family type IVb pilin, producing the protein MKKRSAEIRRFFTEESGIGVVEIILILVVLIGLIIIFKNQLTALVNKTFSGINKKAGGL
- a CDS encoding CpaF/VirB11 family protein; the protein is MTLMGGLELPIPAVRGQISHGLDLMVHLGRLRDHSRKLLDVQEIAGMEQGEIVLHPLLHFTEKGERHGKIYGTWEQQGRLLHREKLRAKGLEEAFRAVEQGKD